From the Paraflavitalea soli genome, the window TGCATCCTGCAGCATCAGCCGGCCCCTGCGTTCGGAACCTTCGCAAAACAATGACACTTATACGGTGCAATACCTTTTTGAACATGACGGTTGTAAAGTGTATCGCTTCTACGACCGGGGCAACTATGTATACTTCACCAATTGCCGGGGCGAAAGCATGACGGTAACAGATAGCAGCATTATAAAAACCAGCACCAACCTTGCAGCTAGCCATCCACAGTCGGGCATTCAGCCGAAAAGTGCCCCCAGGAAGCCGTAGCAGAAGAGTAGGCTTACCCGGCGGCTGTTGCTACTGATATAAGATACAGCAACTC encodes:
- a CDS encoding DUF4884 domain-containing protein: MLKLLLFIAILAFASCSISRPLRSEPSQNNDTYTVQYLFEHDGCKVYRFYDRGNYVYFTNCRGESMTVTDSSIIKTSTNLAASHPQSGIQPKSAPRKP